Proteins from one Cryptomeria japonica chromosome 4, Sugi_1.0, whole genome shotgun sequence genomic window:
- the LOC131037227 gene encoding putative leucine-rich repeat receptor-like serine/threonine-protein kinase At2g24130, with protein sequence MKMMLLPLLLLFSALPALIAESSNYSDREALIGFKAALSFDPYNSLLDWSLGHIFCNWTGVTCSPPPQHVVSLNLTGMGLLGPISPLLGNLSFLRVLDLYNNSLQGHIPYQIGNPFRLTTLRLSRNNLEGPIPSSLGGCRSLQSLILSFNNLSGSIPSEFSLLSNLETKAIEVNQLTGFLPPFIGNMSFLTTLKLSENRFQGSIPVELGMLSQLNWLSLYTNNLTGSLPIALSNCTHLNLTGEIPSSLGNWTQLQELYLERNKLRGAVPLVFGKMKQLRRFVLWKNHFVSGGSGLPILTELINCSSLEQLDLGLNYLTGVLPNSVGRLSNSLSFLALNYNEIGGNIPDEIGNLTNLATVTLEANSFNGTIPSTLSKLTNLERIFLDKNNLEGTIPEGFGQSRRLGLLSLSENMLSGPIPESLGNLQQLRVLDLHRNQLSGEIPASLGRCQTLEMLDLAYNQLTGNIPPEVAGLQNLHFYFNLSNNLFKGSILDVSKMVMVLAVDLSNNYFSSGIPSALASCTALEYLNLSWNAFEGPIPVSLATLKNLQDMDFSGNNLSGTIPVTFQDMKMLRHLNLSSNRLTGEVPKGGVFSDLGSSAVAGNLGLCGAWINLPPCLNFKSKHKGLSVSHKVLIYVLVSIVILVLCFVLLAFSYKWIYKRRSISTDKMDKGSSTETDIVDQSTLDLHVEPTRISYEELVSATHGFSETNLLGKGGFGSVYKGILNNGRNIAVKVLNFQDKNANKSFITECNALKRVRHRNVIKIITVCPNPVLKALVLPVMSNGSLDRWLYPEGGDECKLNLNDRLTIALGIAQGMEYLHHYCLVQVIHCDLKPSNVLMGDDITPYIADFGIAKVVFGNSLDSLASTNALQVSFGYMAPEYAMGGKIGTIGDIYSYGILLLELLTRKKPTDAMFTEGLTLPKWVSMNFPDDIAEVVDYTLLRNVNESEIFQMT encoded by the exons atgaagatgatgctGCTTCCTCTGCTACTCCTTTTCTCTGCACTGCCTGCTCTTATAGCAGAATCTTCTAATTATTCTGATCGTGAAGCTCTGATTGGTTTCAAGGCTGCTCTCTCTTTCGATCCATATAATTCTTTGCTCGATTGGTCTCTCGGTCACATCTTTTGCAATTGGACTGGTGTTACCTGCTCTCCTCCTCCCCAGCATGTGGTTTCCTTGAATCTCACAGGTATGGGATTACTTGGCCCCATCTCTCCATTACTGGGAAATCTTTCCTTCCTTAGAGTACTTGATCTCTATAATAACAGCTTGCAGGGCCATATTCCATACCAAATTGGAAATCCTTTTAGATTGACAACGCTTCGGTTGTCTCGTAACAATTTGGAAGGTCCCATTCCATCCTCTCTAGGAGGTTGTCGTTCTTTACAATCTCTCATACTGtcgtttaacaatttaagtggaagCATTCCATCTGAATTTAGTCTTCTTTCAAATTTAGAAACCAAGGCAATAGAAGTAAACCAATTGACAGGCTTTCTCCCACCTTTCATAGGCAACATGTCCTTCTTAACTACATTAAAGTTGTCTGAAAATAGATTCCAAGGTAGCATTCCTGTTGAATTGGGTATGCTTAGTCAGCTCAACTGGCTTAGTCTTTACACCAATAACTTAACAGGGTCACTTCCCATTGCCCTATCCAATTGCACTCATCTCAAT CTCACTGGAGAAATACCCTCCTCACTGGGTAATTGGACTCAGCTTCAAGAGCTTTATCTGGAGCGCAACAAACTGAGAGGCGCAGTACCCCTGGTATTTGGGAAAATGAAGCAACTCAGACGGTTTGTTTTGTGGAAGAACCATTTTGTGAGTGGAGGCAGTGGTTTGCCCATTTTAACAGAGTTGATAAATTGCTCCAGCTTGGAACAACTTGATTTGGGTTTAAATTATCTCACTGGCGTCTTGCCCAATTCAGTTGGCCGCCTGTCCAATTCACTCTCCTTTCTTGCATTGAACTATAATGAAATTGGGGGGAACATACCAGATGAGATTGGTAACCTCACAAACTTGGCAACAGTAACCCTGGAAGCAAACAGCTTCAATGGGACCATTCCATCTACACTCAGTAAACTAACAAATCTGGAGAGAATATTTCTGGACAAAAACAATTTAGAAGGAACAATTCCAGAAGGTTTTGGCCAATCCAGAAGGCTTGGATTATTGTCACTTAGCGAAAACATGCTTTCAGGGCCAATTCCAGAGAGTCTTGGCAACCTCCAACAATTACGAGTGCTTGATCTTCATCGCAATCAACTGTCAGGGGAAATACCTGCTAGTTTAGGGAGATGTCAAACTTTGGAAATGCTGGACTTGGCTTACAACCAACTTACAGGAAATATACCTCCTGAAGTTGCAGGTCTTCAGAATCTCCATTTCTACTTTAACCTTTCTAACAATTTATTTAAAGGTTCAATTTTGGATGTGAGCAAAATGGTTATGGTTTTAGCTGTAGATTTATCTAACAATTATTTCTCTAGTGGCATTCCAAGCGCTCTAGCAAGCTGTACGGCTTTAGAATATCTAAACCTTTCTTGGAATGCATTTGAAGGCCCAATTCCAGTGTCTCTGGCAACACTAAAAAATCTTCAAGACATGGACTTTTCCGGCAACAATTTGTCAGGTACAATACCAGTGACTTTTCAAGACATGAAAATGCTTCGCCATCTAAATCTATCTTCAAACAGGTTAACTGGAGAGGTTCCAAAGGGAGGGGTTTTCTCAGATCTTGGATCCTCGGCAGTTGCAGGAAATCTTGGCCTCTGTGGTGCATGGATAAATTTACCGCCTTGCCTTAATTTCAAGTCCAAGCACAAAGGGCTATCAGTCTCCCATAAGGTACTAATTTATGTTCTTGTCAGCATTGTAATACTAGTCCTGTGCTTTGTATTGcttgcattttcctataaatgGATATATAAGAGGCGGAGCATCTCTACTGACAAAATGGACAAGGGTTCCTCTACTGAAACTGACATTGTAGATCAGAGTACCCTTGATCTCCATGTAGAACCCACAAGGATTTCATATGAAGAACTTGTGAGTGCAACTCATGGCTTTAGTGAGACGAATCTGCTAGGGAAGGGTGGCTTCGGATCAGTTTATAAAGGAATTCTGAATAATGGGAGAAATATTGCTGTCAAAGTTCTTAATTTCCAAGATAAAAATGCCAATAAAAGTTTTATTACAGAATGCAATGCACTGAAAAGAGTTAGACACCGCAATGTGATTAAAATCATAACAGTCTGTCCCAACCCTGTTCTTAAAGCTTTGGTTCTTCCAGTCATGTCAAATGGAAGTTTAGATAGGTGGCTGTACCCAGAGGGAGGAGATGAATGCAAACTGAATTTAAATGATAGATTAACAATTGCTCTAGGAATAGCCCAGGGGATGGAGTATCTACATCATTATTGTTTAGTACAAGTGATACATTGTGACCTGAAACCAAGTAATGTGTTAATGGGTGATGATATTACTCCATATATAGCAGACTTTGGCATTGCAAAAGTGGTTTTTGGAAACTCTCTTGATTCATTGGCTTCTACAAATGCACTTCAAGTATCTTTTGGTTACATGGCACCAG AATATGCAATGGGTGGAAAGATTGGGACAATAGGAGATATATATAGTTATGGTATTTTACTGCTAGAGCTTTTGACAAGGAAGAAGCCAACAGATGCAATGTTTACAGAAGGATTGACTCTTCCTAAATGGGTAAGTATGAATTTTCCAGATGACATAGCAGAAGTGGTGGATTACACCCTACTTAGAAATGTGAATGAATCAGAAATTTTCCAGATGACATAG